Genomic segment of Catenibacterium mitsuokai:
TTGGTAGCTACTGCATAGAATCCATCAAACTTCTCCTCATCGATAAGGAGGTGATGTTAGTTGCTTTCCAATTTAGTAGTATCTGTCATGGCAGGTGTTTTAGTTTATTACATATGCAAATGGTTGGACAAAAGATTTAAACGATAAGTAGCCTAGTGATAAGTACACTCCAAAGAACTAGAAAAGGTAAGGAGCACCATTCCTTACCTTTTCGTTTGATGTTAATTGCATCCCAATCTGCAATCAAATTATAGCATCTAGTATTTTAATATGCAAGTTGATTTAAAAATTCAATTTAGCTTAACATTACATCTCTATCTTCACTAAAATAAAGCATAACCTACATGCTTGTAAGCTAAGAAATTAGCTAAGAAATCTGATGTTAAGCTTAATTTGATGATCTAGTAGCAACATTTTTCTTAAACTTTGCGTTTATCTTTAGTTTATTTAAAGAAAATTCTTAATATCTTGAGTATATATTAGTGAATAGAAAATTAAGGAAGGTACTTTGAATGAGAATAAATGATCTAGTAGGTGAAACAACAGAATATGACAAGAAATTAAAGGTTGAGTTGAGAAAACCAAAAAGCTGGTGTAAGAGTATTAGTGCTTTTGCGAACACATTAGGTGGCGCATTAATCTTTGGAGTATCTGATGAAAATGAAATCATTGGATTAGATAATCCAGTTAAAGATGCAGAAAAAATTAGTGAAATAATCAAAACTAAGTTAAATCCAATTCCAGAATTTAAAATGTCTTTTCGTAAAGTAGAAGATAATATTCTAATTATTTTAGAGGTATTTAAAGGTGATGAAACGCCTTATTACTATTATAATGATGGATCTTTAGAAGCTTATATACGAATTGGAAATGAGAGTGTTAAAGCCTCTCCTACGGAACTTCAAAGATTAGTATTACGAGGCCGTAATAAATCATATGATTCACAAAAATCTATGTATAAAATAAGAGATTATTCTTTTTCAAAACTAAGGGAAAGATATAAGAAGTGGACAGGTTATAGTTTTGACGAAAAGAATTTAATATCATTTGGATTGGCTGATGAGGAAGGTTATCTTACTATAGCTGGTTCTTTAATTGTAGATGATAGCCCTGTACATCATTCAAGATTATTTTGTACAAGATGGAATGGTTTAAATAAAAGTAGTGGTGTTTTAGATGCACTAGATGAAGCAGAATATGAAGGTAGTGTTATAAATTTGTGGCGAAAAAACCACACGCTTGCGTGTGGGATGAAAGCCACATTTCACTTGATAAATACTTAGAAAAATGATATATAATCTATGTATATTAAAGTATAGAAAGTAAACAGATCATTAGTAAAAGTAACTATGATATAAGCATACATACAACACAACAACCATCACTGTAATCAGAAAAATCCTAATAATGTTGCACATATAGCGAACAATAATAACCATGCAGAACAGTGTAATCCTAATAATTCAGCATATCATTCAAGTTGTGGAAAAAGTAATGGCACGAACTAAAAGTGACAATGTACAAATAAATATCTCCATTCCTGCCGGATGGAAAACAGAACTTGAAAACCTTGCACGTATCTATTCTGCTGAGGAAGGTGAGAGTATCATATTTCTTGACTTGCTTCGTATTGAAAATATCTGATACAGTATCACATCATTAGGTATTCTAAATTCATATTTCTGGTATTAAAAGGTAATGTAGAGGAAATATTGAAACAGATATCACAGAAAAATCTATTACCACATTAAGGCTCTTGAAGTGAAGCCTGACCATATACATGTCTTTGTAGATGTACCACAAACTGCTGCTCCCTGTGATGTTGTAAGGACTTTTAAAGATATAAGTGCTATTGAACTATTCAAGGCATTTCCACAATTAATACAATCCTATGCAGGATGCGGTATTTTATGGTCTAGAGGATATTTTGTATCTACAGTAATCAAGTATATTAAGGAGCAGAAAAATGATAACTGATAAAGAGCATAAAAGACATCTTAAACAATTTCATAAACTTTCTGACAGGCATATCCTGGCTGTAGAAACCGATATGTCTTATTCTGATGTACTTAAAGTAGTGGCTCTTTCTGATAAGATACGCAAAGCTGGTAATGAGCTTATCGGTATTATGAGAAAGAATTATAACCAGCTTATGCGTACAAAGAGATACCGTAAATTACTGTTTCTGTATGGTAATTCTAAAGATAAGGATAAACGAAAAACTTATGCTGAACAACTTAATGAAATGCAGAAAGCTTATAATATTACATGGGAATACTGCAGAACATCCATGATTCCAATAGGTAAGAAATATGGTGTAGACGCTGTATTTGCTCTGACTAAAGCCGAAGATATATGGCGTGGCATGGAAAAATGCCTATATGGTAATGGTAATGTTTTACATTTTTCTAAATACGGAGAACTGCCTTGTATTCGTGCAAAGCAGATTAATCGTGGTATACCTATATCCGTTACAGATAATAAACTTCATTTCAAGCTTGGCAGGATGGTATTTGGAATACAAATAAATGATAGATTTCAACAGGATGAAGTAGATGCCGTTTTATCATATCTTGCCGAATCTGAGATTTTGGATGACAGGGCTGTTAATACTCTTATTAAAGATGGCTGTTGCATAGATACATACAGACCCTGCTATGCTACGCTTGTTCCCAAGATGATAAGAGGTAAATACAGAGTATATTTACATTTAACCATCGAAGGCAAGGCAAAACCTAAATATGATAGATTTGGCAGTCCAAGACATAAATATGGCAAAGGAATGATTGGTGCTGATATAGGGACACAGACAGTTGCTTATACATCTGATACTGAGGTGGGCTTGAAGAATCTTTCAGAGCGTGGCAACAGTATTCAAACTTCTGAGAGAAAAGAACGTCTGCTTTACCGTGCTATGGACAGGTCAAGACGTGCAACTAATCCGCAGAATTATAATGATGATGGTACTGTTAAAAAAGGCCGTAAGACTTGGAGATATTCTAATCATTATAAGAAATTAAAAGAAAAACATTCTAAATTATGTCGTATCAATGCCATAAACAGACAGCTTGCAATAAATGAAGACGCTAACCATTTAAGAAGTCTTGGAGATGTATTTATCACAGAACCTAAAAATGCAGGCAGGCTTATGAGACGAGCCAAAGAAACTACGATCAATAGTAAAGGCAAGTTTAATAAGAAAAAGCGTTTTGGCAAGTCTATAAAGAATAGATGTCCTTCTGGGTTTCAAACTGCTGTAGAACAGAAATTCAAGGTATCAGGTGGTATATATATTGAAGTATCTAATGATTACAGAGCAAGTCAATATGATCATACTGTTGATGACTATATTAAAAAGAGATTATCTGACCGAATGTATAAGCTGCAAGATGGTACTGAGGTACAAAGAGACTGGTATTCATCATTCCTATTATACTGTTACGACTACAGAACCAAAGATATAGATAAAAGCAAATGCATTTCTGAATTTGATAAGTGTTACAACAAAGAAAAAGCCCTAATCGAATGGATTAAGGTTAACGAGATCAAGGTATTAAATAGCGGAATTAAGATAGCGTAAAACATATTCAGGGAGATTGATTATACTTCCTTACGAAAGTAGAAATTTACCGTTAATGTGGTCGTTGGACTGCTTGGTAATGAAAGTTCTGATTCAAATAGATTTACACTTGTAACTCCAAAGTCTGAAAATGATGTACGATTACAAGCTACACTTGGCAATCGGAACCCCAGGGCTTGCCCGTGGGAGTAGTCAGTATGCCAAATCTTAATTATTGTGATAAAAAGGAAGACAGTTTAAATGACCAAAATAGGACTGATGACATAATAAATGACACATTAAATGTTCAAAAAGGTGCTGATGACATAATAAATGACACAATAAATATTCAAAAAGGTGCTGGTGACATAATAAATGATCAAGATGGCACCAATCACAAAATAAATACTCAAGATGGTACTGATAACATAATAAATCATCAAAGTGATGTGAAAGATGAGATAGAACTAACTATGGAAGAAATAAAAATACTAGAAATAATGAAAAATAAACCAGACATTACAATTAAACAATTAACAGTAATATTGTCAGGTATTAGTAATAGAACAATTACAAGAAATATTGTTATATTAAAGAAAAAAGGACTTTTAGAAAGAGTTGGTTCAAGGAAAAAGGGTTATTGGAAGGTTAAACGTTAAATTAAAGGAGGAAAAAAACTTGCTTCATTTGTACTTACCATAGACCTATGAGACAATCTAATTATACTCATTCCATTCATTTGCTTTAATAAACCTTTAATAAAAACAGCTGAATTCTTGACAAAAATTCATAATTTCATATAATCTATTTGAAGGTAGAAATACCTTATCAGTACGGCTCCTACCGCCACAAGAGTAGGGCGTTAAAGTATGGAAGGGAGAAAACCTTCCTTTTATTTTCAATAGAAAAATCCTCTAGGCCATACCTAGAGGATCTTTTTACTTTCCTATACAAAATCTCTTAAACAATTCATCAAGTAAATCTTCTTTAGCCTGTTCACCTAAAATCTCTTTTAAGTTCTCCCAGCTATCATATAAATCAGTCACAATCAAGTCTGTAGGAATACCATCCTCCATTGCCTGAATCGCAACATTTAATGACTGTGAAGCTTTCTCTAATAACTGTACCTGTCTTTGATTCGCAAGTACCTGTGCCTGAGAATTAGTGATAGCACTAAAGTCAAACTCATCTTTAATATGTTGAATGAGTTCATCTATATGATTCTCTTTAGCACTAATATGAATACCTTCTGTATCAATCACACAGCCCTTATCAGATTTATTGATTAATACAATTCTATTTAATCCTTCAGTACGTTCTAATAGTTCCTTATCTTCTGCCTCTATTGGTCTAGAACCATCTAATACAACTAGCACTAAATCAGCCTGATCAATTAAAGATAAAGACTTCTTAACACCCATATGTTCAATCTTATCTTCTGTTTCTCTAATACCTGCTGTATCAATCATATTCAATACAATATCATTTAGACGAATAGAACCTTCTACTACATCTCTAGTCGTTCCTGCAATATCAGTTACAATTGCTTTATCTTCTTCTAATAATGCATTCAATAAACTAGACTTACCTACATTAGGTTTACCTACAATGACAGTAGAAATACCATCCTTTATTAAATGCATGTTTTTAGAACGATCAAGAATATCATCCATCTTCTTTCTTAAAGATACAGAACCAGGTAACAGTTTTTCAGCTGTTAGTTCTTCTATATCTTCATATTCTGGATAATCAATGTTTACTTCAATCTGAGTAATAATCTTAATCAGGT
This window contains:
- the mnmE gene encoding tRNA uridine-5-carboxymethylaminomethyl(34) synthesis GTPase MnmE; protein product: MNDDIICAIATSRLEAAISIIRISGKGCIDFVQSFFTGNLNKKSQTISYGYIVDGEEKVDEVLISIYRGQHTFTGEEMVEINCHGGVFITNKVLSLCLKKGARMAEHGEFSKRAFLNGRIDLSQAEAISDLITANNDQAAKLALKGIQGNITNFIKDLKEDLIKIITQIEVNIDYPEYEDIEELTAEKLLPGSVSLRKKMDDILDRSKNMHLIKDGISTVIVGKPNVGKSSLLNALLEEDKAIVTDIAGTTRDVVEGSIRLNDIVLNMIDTAGIRETEDKIEHMGVKKSLSLIDQADLVLVVLDGSRPIEAEDKELLERTEGLNRIVLINKSDKGCVIDTEGIHISAKENHIDELIQHIKDEFDFSAITNSQAQVLANQRQVQLLEKASQSLNVAIQAMEDGIPTDLIVTDLYDSWENLKEILGEQAKEDLLDELFKRFCIGK
- a CDS encoding transposase, whose product is MKPDHIHVFVDVPQTAAPCDVVRTFKDISAIELFKAFPQLIQSYAGCGILWSRGYFVSTVIKYIKEQKNDN
- a CDS encoding HTH domain-containing protein; amino-acid sequence: MPNLNYCDKKEDSLNDQNRTDDIINDTLNVQKGADDIINDTINIQKGAGDIINDQDGTNHKINTQDGTDNIINHQSDVKDEIELTMEEIKILEIMKNKPDITIKQLTVILSGISNRTITRNIVILKKKGLLERVGSRKKGYWKVKR
- a CDS encoding AlbA family DNA-binding domain-containing protein, with product MRINDLVGETTEYDKKLKVELRKPKSWCKSISAFANTLGGALIFGVSDENEIIGLDNPVKDAEKISEIIKTKLNPIPEFKMSFRKVEDNILIILEVFKGDETPYYYYNDGSLEAYIRIGNESVKASPTELQRLVLRGRNKSYDSQKSMYKIRDYSFSKLRERYKKWTGYSFDEKNLISFGLADEEGYLTIAGSLIVDDSPVHHSRLFCTRWNGLNKSSGVLDALDEAEYEGSVINLWRKNHTLACGMKATFHLINT